In Marivirga salinae, a single window of DNA contains:
- a CDS encoding 7TMR-DISMED2 domain-containing protein → MFIISIIFYLFIFNPLEIDRDQEEVILSMEELYSFEDRSNQLTFSDVKSPSFQSNFTQKPDFEPDDYNRNSTYWVKLNFKLPEYEGNYILEFYDQTIDSINVYLRQDGGLYRKYNLGDAYRFSSKSIKHI, encoded by the coding sequence ATGTTTATAATTTCAATTATATTTTATTTATTTATTTTTAATCCCCTTGAAATTGATCGAGATCAGGAAGAAGTAATCCTCAGTATGGAGGAATTATACTCTTTTGAGGATAGGAGCAATCAACTCACTTTTTCGGATGTGAAATCACCTTCATTCCAATCTAATTTCACCCAAAAGCCTGATTTTGAACCTGATGATTATAATAGAAATTCCACTTACTGGGTAAAGCTAAATTTTAAATTGCCTGAATATGAGGGGAATTATATATTGGAGTTTTATGATCAAACCATTGACAGTATAAATGTTTATCTCAGGCAGGATGGAGGATTATATAGAAAGTATAATCTGGGCGATGCTTATCGATTCAGTAGCAAATCCATTAAACATATTTAA
- a CDS encoding endonuclease/exonuclease/phosphatase family protein: MLSKIEELDHTGKVVLMGDFNLEPETEPIQKIIDSELKDAFEAELNLGPVGTYNAFKIGENYERRIDYVFYQGFEIKSYKNFSLRIQDTFLSDHFPVVVEFE; the protein is encoded by the coding sequence ATTTTATCTAAAATCGAAGAATTAGATCACACTGGTAAAGTGGTTTTGATGGGTGACTTCAATTTAGAACCGGAAACAGAGCCTATTCAAAAAATCATCGACTCAGAATTAAAGGATGCTTTTGAAGCTGAATTAAATTTAGGGCCTGTCGGAACTTATAACGCATTTAAAATTGGAGAAAACTATGAAAGGCGGATTGATTATGTTTTCTATCAGGGATTTGAAATTAAGAGTTATAAGAACTTTAGCTTAAGAATTCAGGATACTTTTTTGTCCGATCATTTTCCAGTGGTGGTGGAATTTGAATAA
- a CDS encoding VOC family protein, giving the protein MKDYKIPAQTRIGHIHLKVSDLDKALDFYHGLLGFEIIQKLGDQAAFISAGGYHHHIGLNTWQSKGAEPAPDYAPGLFHTAIVYPTRKSLAEIFARLREANYRFTGVADHGVSEALYLDDPDGNGVELYWDRPKEEWPRNAEGEIEMYTRPLNLEALLEEMN; this is encoded by the coding sequence ATGAAAGATTACAAAATCCCTGCACAGACAAGAATTGGTCATATACATTTAAAAGTTTCTGATCTGGATAAAGCCTTGGATTTTTATCATGGTTTATTGGGCTTCGAAATTATTCAGAAGTTGGGCGATCAAGCAGCTTTTATCTCCGCAGGCGGTTATCATCATCATATTGGCTTAAATACCTGGCAAAGTAAAGGTGCAGAACCCGCACCGGATTATGCGCCTGGTTTGTTCCATACGGCTATTGTCTACCCCACTAGGAAATCCTTGGCAGAGATATTTGCTCGCTTGAGAGAAGCTAATTATAGGTTTACAGGAGTAGCAGATCATGGTGTCTCTGAGGCCTTATATTTGGATGATCCTGATGGGAATGGCGTTGAACTTTATTGGGACAGACCAAAGGAAGAATGGCCAAGAAATGCTGAGGGTGAGATAGAAATGTATACTCGCCCACTTAATCTTGAAGCTTTACTCGAAGAGATGAATTAA
- a CDS encoding DUF2490 domain-containing protein, giving the protein MTTYFIRSLFFFLFFIQFIGQAQKSPSIRWEPGVSLTKKIDSRWSYNISLMGRQRFTNYGEGEKNFKTDRWEIKGFGTYTLLGGKKLSLGYMYRSYNPFEPEGGWEHRITQQIAFITNFGGYRIGNKFRIEQRIRSSDYLTRLRYSISNDFPLQGENLDPKEFYLIAGNELVYAFNRIGNELENRFSLGIGRLIKKGQKLQFAFVSRNSDLISTSRDHIIQFESVYYFSL; this is encoded by the coding sequence ATGACAACGTACTTTATTAGAAGTCTTTTTTTCTTTTTATTTTTTATTCAATTCATAGGACAAGCCCAAAAAAGCCCTTCTATCCGATGGGAGCCCGGTGTTTCGCTTACCAAAAAAATAGACTCTAGATGGAGTTATAACATATCTCTGATGGGCAGGCAAAGGTTTACCAATTATGGAGAAGGTGAGAAAAACTTCAAGACCGATCGCTGGGAAATTAAAGGCTTTGGTACTTATACCCTTTTAGGAGGTAAAAAATTAAGTTTAGGTTATATGTATAGAAGCTATAACCCCTTTGAGCCAGAAGGTGGATGGGAACATAGAATCACCCAACAAATTGCTTTTATTACGAATTTCGGAGGATACCGAATAGGAAATAAATTCAGAATAGAACAAAGAATCCGTTCAAGTGATTATTTAACGAGATTAAGATATTCCATAAGCAATGATTTTCCATTACAAGGAGAAAATCTTGATCCTAAAGAATTTTATCTGATTGCTGGAAATGAACTTGTTTATGCGTTCAATCGAATAGGCAATGAATTAGAAAACCGATTTTCATTGGGAATAGGCAGGCTTATTAAAAAAGGACAAAAGCTTCAATTCGCTTTTGTAAGCCGAAACAGTGATTTAATCAGTACGAGTCGCGATCATATTATTCAGTTTGAAAGCGTTTATTACTTTAGTTTGTAA
- a CDS encoding chemotaxis protein CheB, with translation MSEKKLKSNTKNSDKHHDSYSKNTKMINASRSSHFNQNDMTESDINNSCYIVGIGASSGGMEAIHSLFDNTPADGVSYVIIQHLSPNHKSFMAELLEIHSKLKICEVENEMVVKPNQVYTIPKGKNMTIRDKTLYLTDSIPKQTNTAVDIFFKFSRRRSKK, from the coding sequence ATGAGTGAAAAAAAGTTAAAATCAAACACAAAAAATTCCGACAAGCATCATGATTCTTATTCGAAAAATACAAAAATGATAAACGCTTCACGATCATCTCACTTCAACCAAAATGATATGACTGAATCAGATATAAATAACAGCTGCTATATTGTGGGCATTGGAGCATCTTCTGGTGGAATGGAAGCCATTCATTCTCTATTCGACAACACCCCTGCTGATGGCGTGTCATATGTAATAATCCAGCATCTTTCTCCCAATCATAAAAGTTTTATGGCGGAGCTATTGGAAATACACAGTAAACTAAAGATTTGTGAAGTAGAAAACGAAATGGTAGTAAAGCCTAATCAGGTCTATACCATACCGAAAGGGAAAAACATGACGATTAGAGACAAAACGCTGTACTTAACAGATAGTATACCTAAACAAACTAATACAGCTGTTGATATTTTTTTTAAATTCTCTCGCAGAAGATCAAAAAAGTAA
- a CDS encoding cytochrome b5-like heme/steroid binding domain-containing protein — protein sequence MLLKSFIEEAQNNSKYLDGNLSIEFGFLPKEEPSQTNNEALKEWEELCERIPELYFKDQSQEEIENLTPLYIDKIKGQDITRAVSVMSLLASAYWRHGTKNKFSIRNTIEYGELPKVLEEPWIELSKRLNREKAPYQSSYDLFMNNFKLKPNLEYNIENIKIENLEVLNKSFGNEPERIFYMSFVEIHAALTPVVECLCEIENAIKSETLSTNEKFDNLSRYLNKISSAIKQANRALVKISPVKRSKTFCDPIQWAKTVGVFALPPANYTQGGTSGTSTPMVHVLDAICGRKSYDSYYGEYVSKEGEPLLPLVIKEFTKLVYKLDVKGWIENQEVKNDEYANLIDSFNNLIDTYTGANGFLDKHTAKVFNYLGVATFVGRNESTSGHQRYITKETWKKVSDELKIAQFERKKLFDEEIQLNSKSELKIEESENTISAFELVKHYRSNDALIAINSNVFEVTSYLELHPGGKSIIQPYLGHDATQEFNMVSGHSTNMAQKLLSKYWVGKLTEERNYPEFHHYEKLLKAFTRTYNIIDLQLSNEIKELKSATLNLTQIKNQFISDLLQNLISLLEDKGISIRFNHSSWKEFMDYMSKTELESFDNFILDELHKNLKQLLTFGQKLLENSIDLMVDFIESNNQAPIDELELLLQKEFKNYEEKLNESFSETLDAV from the coding sequence ATGTTACTAAAATCATTCATTGAAGAAGCTCAAAATAACAGTAAATATTTAGATGGAAATCTATCAATTGAATTTGGTTTTCTTCCAAAAGAGGAGCCTTCTCAGACCAATAATGAAGCTTTAAAAGAATGGGAAGAATTATGCGAAAGAATTCCTGAACTTTATTTTAAAGATCAATCACAAGAAGAAATTGAGAACCTCACACCTTTGTACATTGATAAAATTAAAGGGCAAGATATAACCAGAGCTGTATCAGTAATGAGTCTATTAGCTTCCGCTTATTGGCGACATGGAACAAAAAATAAATTCTCCATTAGGAATACAATTGAATATGGAGAGCTACCCAAAGTATTGGAAGAACCTTGGATTGAACTGAGCAAAAGATTAAATAGAGAAAAAGCCCCTTACCAAAGCAGCTATGACTTATTCATGAACAACTTCAAGTTGAAGCCCAATTTAGAATATAATATTGAAAATATTAAAATTGAGAATCTTGAAGTACTAAATAAGAGCTTTGGAAATGAACCTGAACGGATTTTTTATATGTCCTTTGTGGAAATTCATGCAGCATTAACTCCTGTAGTGGAATGTTTATGTGAAATTGAAAATGCTATAAAAAGTGAAACGCTCAGTACTAATGAGAAATTTGATAACCTTAGCCGGTATCTAAACAAAATTTCATCCGCAATTAAACAAGCTAACAGAGCTTTAGTGAAAATAAGCCCTGTAAAAAGATCAAAAACCTTTTGCGACCCTATTCAATGGGCAAAAACTGTTGGTGTTTTTGCATTGCCGCCTGCAAATTACACACAAGGCGGGACAAGTGGCACTAGCACACCTATGGTGCATGTATTAGACGCAATTTGTGGAAGAAAAAGTTACGATTCTTATTATGGTGAATATGTTTCCAAGGAAGGAGAACCATTATTACCTCTAGTAATTAAGGAATTCACCAAATTAGTTTATAAACTTGATGTTAAAGGCTGGATAGAAAATCAAGAAGTGAAGAATGATGAGTATGCTAATTTGATCGATTCATTTAACAACCTTATTGATACTTATACTGGCGCAAATGGATTTTTAGACAAGCATACTGCCAAAGTGTTTAATTACTTGGGAGTAGCCACATTTGTTGGAAGAAATGAATCCACCAGTGGGCATCAAAGATATATCACCAAAGAGACATGGAAAAAAGTATCGGACGAATTGAAAATAGCCCAATTTGAAAGAAAAAAGTTGTTTGATGAAGAAATTCAGCTTAACTCAAAATCGGAACTGAAAATTGAAGAAAGTGAAAATACTATTTCTGCTTTTGAATTAGTAAAACATTATAGATCAAATGATGCCCTAATCGCAATTAATTCAAATGTGTTTGAAGTCACTAGCTATTTGGAGCTACATCCTGGTGGAAAGTCAATTATTCAACCTTATTTAGGGCATGACGCAACACAAGAGTTTAATATGGTTTCTGGGCACTCCACTAATATGGCTCAAAAATTATTAAGTAAATATTGGGTAGGAAAATTAACGGAAGAGAGAAACTATCCTGAATTCCACCACTATGAAAAGCTTTTAAAAGCATTCACCAGAACCTACAATATCATAGACCTACAACTCAGTAATGAAATTAAAGAGTTAAAATCTGCTACACTTAATTTGACTCAAATAAAAAATCAATTTATATCAGATTTACTGCAGAATTTAATAAGTCTTCTGGAGGATAAAGGGATTTCAATTCGGTTCAATCACTCAAGCTGGAAAGAATTTATGGATTACATGAGCAAAACCGAATTAGAGTCTTTTGATAATTTTATATTGGATGAGCTACATAAAAATTTAAAGCAGTTGTTAACATTCGGTCAGAAACTATTAGAAAATTCTATTGACCTTATGGTGGATTTTATAGAATCCAATAATCAAGCACCTATTGATGAATTAGAACTTCTTCTACAAAAAGAATTCAAAAATTATGAAGAAAAACTAAATGAGTCCTTTAGCGAAACCTTAGATGCCGTATAA
- a CDS encoding class I SAM-dependent rRNA methyltransferase — translation MQSQLPIINLKKGKEKSLERFHPWIFSGAIHPVPSEVKEGDFVEIHTQDKRFIGIGYFQVGSIAVRMLTFQKEEINQDFWKRKLQSSIELRKTANLWDNPETNVFRLVHGEGDGFPGLIVDYYDGCVVFQAHTVGMYQIKEVFLEVLKELLGDSLKAVYDKSAHTLPFKAELETSDAFIYGEEKEEWLVKEYGNIFNINVVSGQKTGFFIDQRENRKLLEQYSKGNKVCNTFCYSGGFSIFALQSGAELVHSVDSSQGAIDLTDQNVGLNFKEAQNHQSFTADVFNFLNEMPEEYDVIVLDPPAFAKHRKVLKNGLQGYRTINEKAMKNMKSGGVLFTFSCSQVVNQEQFRTVIFSAAARAGRQVQILHQLHQPADHPINIFHPEGEYLKGLVLRVV, via the coding sequence ATGCAAAGTCAATTACCTATTATCAACCTCAAAAAAGGAAAAGAAAAATCATTAGAGCGTTTCCATCCTTGGATATTTTCAGGTGCTATTCATCCTGTGCCTAGTGAAGTGAAAGAAGGTGATTTTGTTGAAATTCATACCCAAGACAAAAGGTTTATCGGAATTGGTTATTTTCAAGTGGGTTCTATTGCAGTTCGCATGCTGACTTTCCAAAAAGAGGAGATTAATCAGGATTTCTGGAAAAGGAAATTACAATCTTCCATTGAATTGAGGAAGACCGCCAATCTATGGGACAATCCTGAAACCAATGTATTCAGATTGGTACATGGTGAGGGAGATGGCTTTCCTGGGCTTATAGTAGATTATTATGATGGCTGCGTGGTTTTTCAGGCGCACACAGTTGGTATGTACCAAATCAAAGAAGTCTTCTTAGAAGTATTGAAAGAGCTTTTAGGGGATAGCTTGAAAGCAGTTTATGATAAAAGTGCGCATACGCTTCCTTTCAAAGCTGAATTAGAAACTTCAGATGCTTTCATTTATGGAGAAGAAAAAGAGGAATGGTTGGTGAAAGAATACGGAAACATTTTTAATATCAATGTGGTAAGCGGGCAAAAAACAGGCTTCTTCATTGATCAGAGAGAAAATAGAAAATTACTAGAACAATACAGTAAAGGCAATAAGGTTTGCAATACTTTTTGCTATTCTGGTGGTTTTTCCATTTTTGCCTTACAGTCGGGTGCTGAATTAGTACATAGCGTGGACAGTTCTCAAGGGGCAATTGATTTAACCGATCAGAATGTAGGCTTGAATTTTAAAGAAGCTCAAAATCATCAATCTTTTACGGCTGATGTATTCAATTTCTTAAATGAAATGCCAGAGGAATATGATGTGATTGTATTGGATCCTCCAGCTTTTGCTAAGCATCGAAAAGTATTGAAAAATGGCTTGCAAGGATATAGAACTATAAATGAAAAAGCCATGAAGAATATGAAATCGGGCGGGGTGCTTTTCACTTTTAGCTGTTCCCAGGTAGTCAATCAGGAGCAATTCCGTACTGTTATTTTTTCAGCAGCGGCAAGAGCAGGCAGACAAGTACAAATATTGCATCAGCTTCACCAGCCAGCTGATCATCCTATTAATATTTTCCATCCAGAAGGTGAGTATTTGAAGGGCTTGGTTTTGAGGGTGGTTTGA
- a CDS encoding CheR family methyltransferase: MIFFLNSLAEDQKSKSIAVILSGMGNDGTKGIEAIKRNGGMVIVQEPSSAKSPSMPLSAIESGNADAILAPNLIPDEIISYLKSEELKAKLAEEVTQSNEDQLSEILNLVKQYTPLDFTDYKRPTIIRRIVNRMTKNNISSLNGYVNYIHENTNELEILAHEFLISVTKFFRDKEAYEILRERIIPEIVKNKLTVDSLKIWVVGCATGEEAYSLAILVMEHLTEVKKNLEVKIFASDIDKEALSVASKGIYNSSIKKDISDDLLDKYFIKEENTFRVRDNIRKMIIFADHDIVKQPPYGKIDLISCRNLLIYLNPVLQNKILSSLHFCLNKDGYLFLGPSESLGEVKKSFNMVDKKWKIFKSIETPKYLRDTTYTTPGLNLPNISFQKSATTEKVNSDRNLTEIHNRSILEELGFEAGIYVDSNFSILETFGNYDKYLSPKFFNFNLLEMLPDQLSIATSVCLRKAVKNQGKSSMSDVKFIKNDQKQFIDIMVLPISKSNDNSPDISLILYSDHQHEEENLDNEESFELDSHARQHINDLKHELAISQEKLHKSYDALDESNDNITSYNEELISSNEELQSTNEELQSVNEELQTVNNEYQLKIKELAELNDDLTNFFKGTVNGQLYIDNDLILRKFTSATTKQINLKTTDIGRPLSDISTKIKLPTLITDIKNVIQSSEETIKEVETIDERWYQMVITPYFKEQENINDGVIVTFNDITELKKTQYKLSRINEDHNTFIYSVSHDLRGPLSSLKGLISFLTDAQKAGSIGTEKIMDMIEVSINNLLQTIDELSDIAKIENEIENSEPVNLEDVCDEVKIGLQELITKTKTNIICDFQEPTISFSKKNLRSVLLNLISNGIKYRSPEREPEILISSEKKDGFVVLSIQDNGLGMEADKIEEIFNVFKRRHNHVEGSGIGLYLVKKIINNANGEISVDSELGKGSTFTVRFKSE, encoded by the coding sequence TTGATATTTTTTTTAAATTCTCTCGCAGAAGATCAAAAAAGTAAAAGTATAGCGGTTATTCTATCAGGGATGGGTAATGACGGAACCAAAGGGATTGAGGCCATCAAAAGGAATGGAGGTATGGTAATAGTTCAGGAACCGTCAAGTGCAAAGTCGCCTAGTATGCCACTAAGTGCCATTGAATCTGGAAATGCTGATGCTATTCTGGCTCCAAATTTAATCCCTGACGAAATAATTTCTTATTTAAAAAGCGAAGAACTTAAAGCCAAGCTCGCTGAAGAAGTCACCCAAAGCAATGAAGATCAGCTTTCTGAAATCCTTAATTTAGTAAAGCAATATACTCCATTAGACTTCACAGATTATAAACGTCCTACTATTATCAGAAGAATAGTAAACAGGATGACTAAAAATAATATCAGTAGCTTAAATGGTTATGTAAATTACATCCATGAGAACACGAACGAACTTGAGATTTTGGCTCATGAATTCCTCATAAGTGTAACGAAATTTTTCAGAGACAAAGAAGCTTATGAGATTTTAAGAGAAAGAATAATTCCTGAAATCGTTAAAAATAAATTAACGGTAGACTCCCTTAAAATATGGGTGGTGGGATGTGCAACTGGAGAGGAAGCTTACTCTTTAGCTATCTTGGTAATGGAACATCTAACAGAGGTGAAAAAAAATCTAGAAGTTAAGATTTTTGCTAGCGACATTGATAAAGAAGCATTGTCTGTTGCCTCAAAAGGAATTTATAATTCAAGCATTAAGAAAGATATTTCGGATGATTTACTCGATAAATACTTTATAAAAGAAGAAAATACCTTTAGGGTTAGGGACAATATCAGGAAAATGATCATTTTTGCCGATCATGACATCGTGAAACAGCCTCCTTATGGTAAAATTGACCTCATAAGTTGTCGAAATCTGTTGATCTATCTTAATCCCGTACTACAAAATAAAATTCTTTCTTCATTACATTTCTGTCTTAATAAGGACGGATATTTATTTCTAGGACCAAGTGAAAGTTTAGGAGAAGTAAAGAAATCTTTCAATATGGTCGATAAAAAATGGAAGATCTTTAAAAGCATAGAAACGCCCAAATATCTTAGAGATACAACCTACACCACCCCTGGATTAAATTTACCGAATATATCATTCCAAAAAAGTGCGACAACTGAAAAAGTTAATTCTGATAGAAACTTAACGGAAATTCATAACCGCAGCATTCTTGAAGAATTGGGGTTTGAGGCCGGTATCTATGTAGATTCAAATTTTTCTATTTTAGAAACCTTTGGGAATTATGACAAGTATCTATCTCCCAAATTTTTCAATTTCAACTTACTTGAAATGCTACCTGATCAGCTTTCTATTGCCACTTCTGTATGCCTTAGGAAAGCCGTTAAAAATCAAGGCAAAAGCAGCATGTCAGATGTGAAATTTATAAAAAATGACCAAAAACAATTTATTGATATAATGGTCTTGCCCATCAGTAAGTCTAATGACAATAGTCCTGATATTTCATTGATTTTGTACAGTGATCATCAGCATGAGGAAGAAAACTTAGATAATGAAGAATCTTTTGAATTAGATTCTCATGCACGACAACACATCAATGATTTAAAGCATGAGTTAGCCATTTCTCAAGAAAAACTTCACAAAAGTTATGATGCCCTCGATGAATCTAATGATAATATAACCTCTTACAATGAAGAATTAATATCGAGCAATGAGGAATTGCAAAGCACAAATGAAGAGCTACAATCTGTTAATGAGGAATTACAGACAGTAAATAATGAATATCAGTTGAAGATAAAGGAATTAGCAGAGCTTAATGATGATTTAACTAACTTTTTTAAAGGTACGGTTAATGGGCAACTTTATATTGACAATGATTTGATTTTGCGCAAATTCACCTCTGCGACTACCAAACAAATAAATCTTAAGACCACCGATATAGGGAGACCTTTAAGCGATATTTCTACTAAAATAAAACTCCCTACACTAATTACTGATATAAAGAATGTTATTCAATCTTCAGAAGAAACAATAAAAGAAGTAGAAACCATTGACGAGCGGTGGTATCAAATGGTGATTACTCCTTACTTTAAAGAACAGGAAAATATCAATGATGGTGTTATTGTTACCTTTAATGATATTACCGAATTGAAAAAAACGCAGTATAAGCTATCACGCATTAATGAAGATCATAATACTTTTATTTACTCTGTTTCTCATGATTTAAGAGGCCCATTATCCAGTCTGAAAGGATTGATATCATTTTTAACAGATGCACAGAAAGCTGGCAGTATAGGGACAGAAAAAATAATGGATATGATTGAGGTATCTATTAACAACCTATTACAAACTATTGATGAATTATCAGACATTGCTAAAATTGAAAACGAAATAGAAAATAGCGAGCCTGTTAATTTAGAGGATGTATGTGATGAAGTTAAAATTGGGCTTCAAGAACTAATAACTAAAACTAAAACAAACATAATTTGTGATTTTCAGGAGCCTACTATATCATTTTCTAAGAAAAATTTAAGAAGTGTATTATTAAATTTGATCAGCAATGGTATAAAATATAGATCCCCCGAAAGAGAGCCTGAAATCCTTATAAGCTCAGAAAAGAAAGATGGCTTTGTAGTATTATCCATTCAAGATAACGGACTAGGAATGGAAGCTGACAAAATTGAGGAAATATTCAATGTCTTTAAAAGAAGACATAATCATGTTGAAGGATCGGGTATTGGATTATACCTGGTGAAAAAAATCATAAATAATGCGAATGGAGAAATTTCGGTGGATAGTGAGCTAGGTAAAGGTTCAACTTTTACTGTTCGTTTTAAAAGTGAATAA